The genomic segment TGAACCCAATAGGTGCCCACCACCGCGGCCAGGCCGAAGAACACAAAGACGAACACCTCGCCCAACCCGTGATAGCCCAGCGGATACGGGCCGCCCGTGTAGGCGATCGCCGAGACGATCGCGGCCAGGCCGATCACCAGCGTCACCCAGCCGCGCACGTACGTGAGGTAGAGCCCGGCCGCAAATGCGAGGACCAGTACGACCTTCATGCCGCGCTTGACCTGATCGCGCCGCAGGAGGCCCGCCTGCGTCACCCTCAGCGGGCCGAGGCGCTCGGCGGTGTCGGCGCCGCGCTCGTCGTCGTAGACGTCGTTAGCGAGGTTGCTGGCGATCTGCAGCAGCACCGCAACCACCAGCGCGGCAAGCGCGGGCCCGAGCGCGAAACCGCCGTCGCGCCACGCCAGTACCGTGCCCACGATAACGCCGGAAGCTGCTGCCGGCAGCGTCTTGGGCCTGATGGCGAGCCACCACGTGCGCAGCGGACCCGGCACCTCGGCTTCTGAGGAGGTGTCGGCACTTTCAGGCGGGGTCATGGCGCCTTCTTCGCGAGATCGAATGTGACGCCGAATACTGTAGCGCAGATGCACTGCAAACGCGCTCTACCTCGCCATCTCCCTCAACTTCGCTATGCGGACGGCCGGATCCGGATGAGTGTCGAACAACCGCGCAAGCCATCCGCGCGTATGCCCACTCTCGTCATGCAGCGGGTTGGCGATCCACAAGTGCGACGTCGCCTTGTTCACGCGACGCATCGGAATGGGATCGGCAGTGATCTTGGCAAGCGCGTCGGCAAGCCCATCGGGGTTGCGTGTGAGCAGGACGCCGCTCGCGTCGGCCAAGAGTTCGCGCCTCCGCGAAACCGCCAGCTGGATGAGCATGGCGAACAGCGGCGAGAGCAGCGCGAGCACAATGCCCACGAGCATCAGGATCGCCCCGGCCTGACCACCGCCCTGGTCGCCGCCCCGCCTGCGCCCGCCGCCAAACCAGAACGTGTAGCGCAGGAAGAAGTCCGCCAGCAGCACCACAAAACCCACCAGCACCACGACCACGCTTGAGAGCCGGATGTCGTAGTTCTCGACATGCGCCAGCTCGTGCGCGAGCACGCCTTCAAGTTCAGCCCTGTCCAGCTTGCCGAGCAACCCGGTCGTGACGGCCACCGCCGCATGCGCGGGATCCCGACCGGTGGCAAACGCATTGGGCGATGGGTCATCGATGATGTAGACACGGGGCGTAGGCAGTCCGCCGGTGATCGACAGGTTCTCGACGAGGAGGTAGAGCTCGGGCGCCGCGGCCTTGTCGACCTCACGCGCACCCGATACCGCCAGCGCGAGCTTGTCGCTCCACCAGTACGAGGCAAACGACTGGACGATCGCCACCAATATGGCAAGTGGCAGCAACCATGGGAGATCCAGCGCCACGCCAAACACGTAGCCGAGCGCGATGACCAGCGCGACGAAGATCGTCATGACCACGACAGTCCGCCGCTTGTTCGATGAGATCTCGGTATAGGTGGTCGCCATTGCTAGAAGTTGACCTGGACGTTCTGGGTCTCGGTCGGGGTGGCCTCGATGAACTCAAATGCAGAGAAGCCCAGAGGGGCCGCAAGCAGGTTGGTGGGAAACACCTGGATCGCCGTGTTGAAGTCCCGCACGTTGGAGTTGTAGAAGCGCTGCGCGGCCATGATCTTATCCTGTGTGTCGGTCAGCTCGACCTGCAGTGAGAGGAAGTTCTGGTTGGCCTTCAGGTCAGGGTAGGCTTCCGCGACGGCGAAGAGGGACTTCAGCGTCTCGGTGAGCTGGTTGCTTGCAGCGATCTTCTCTCCCGTGGTGCCGGTCATGAGGCCGGCGCGTTCGGCGGTGACCTTCTCAAAGAGCTCCCGCTCGTGTGTCGCGTAACCCTTCACGGTGTTGACGAGGTTGGGAATGAGGTCGTAGCGACGTTTGAGCTGGACGTCGATGTCGCTCAAGGCCTCGAACACGCGGTTCCTGCGGGTGATCAGCCCGTTATAGACCGCTACGAGCGCGATCACGATCACAACGACGATGGCCAGCACGATCCAGAGTCCGGTCATGACAGTTCCTCCTGATAA from the Coriobacteriia bacterium genome contains:
- a CDS encoding 1,4-dihydroxy-2-naphthoate polyprenyltransferase — encoded protein: MTPPESADTSSEAEVPGPLRTWWLAIRPKTLPAAASGVIVGTVLAWRDGGFALGPALAALVVAVLLQIASNLANDVYDDERGADTAERLGPLRVTQAGLLRRDQVKRGMKVVLVLAFAAGLYLTYVRGWVTLVIGLAAIVSAIAYTGGPYPLGYHGLGEVFVFVFFGLAAVVGTYWVQTGSTTPLVWLMAVPPGLIVTAIIIVNNLRDIEQDRVANKRTIAVRVGAPAAKVEYAVCLVVAYALVAALVAVRMLPLAALATWFSAPLAIRTARIVYTRPGRALNAALASTGQIALIFSVLFALSMLLP
- a CDS encoding M48 family metallopeptidase, translated to MTIFVALVIALGYVFGVALDLPWLLPLAILVAIVQSFASYWWSDKLALAVSGAREVDKAAAPELYLLVENLSITGGLPTPRVYIIDDPSPNAFATGRDPAHAAVAVTTGLLGKLDRAELEGVLAHELAHVENYDIRLSSVVVVLVGFVVLLADFFLRYTFWFGGGRRRGGDQGGGQAGAILMLVGIVLALLSPLFAMLIQLAVSRRRELLADASGVLLTRNPDGLADALAKITADPIPMRRVNKATSHLWIANPLHDESGHTRGWLARLFDTHPDPAVRIAKLREMAR
- a CDS encoding LemA family protein, encoding MTGLWIVLAIVVVIVIALVAVYNGLITRRNRVFEALSDIDVQLKRRYDLIPNLVNTVKGYATHERELFEKVTAERAGLMTGTTGEKIAASNQLTETLKSLFAVAEAYPDLKANQNFLSLQVELTDTQDKIMAAQRFYNSNVRDFNTAIQVFPTNLLAAPLGFSAFEFIEATPTETQNVQVNF